One genomic segment of Methylocystis sp. SC2 includes these proteins:
- a CDS encoding Eco57I restriction-modification methylase domain-containing protein codes for MARKPVTDMSAWPSLMLEGNLIAPAMVASIDRRQASEQTEEDYRIRKGLTIREEISTAFRVGQSHFDTFAKLQNASAEATRRFVRAFLSETFSFDDLTPADGVISFLAGGRVPIVVVPPSEEKLDRRSPTLSTDRSRSPAFALQDYLNDSDDALWGLVTNGTVLRLMRDNASLTRPAYIEADLAAIFTNEDAASFAVLWSLIHRTRFGVTGTPVTDCALERWREAGSREGEVARDRLATQVETALKVLGSGFLEANPDLAARLKSGEVNLTEWFNELLRLVYRLIFLMVAEDRNLLHPEATKPDAQKLYAEGYSLAALRTQAARAATWDKHHDRYEGIKIVFRALAHGQDALGLPALGGLFSADKLPHLETARLRNRAFMEALYRLSWLSDKTGMVPVNWRAMETEELGSVYESLLELQPQLGDDGKTLVFASEAAEQKGNQRKTTGSYYTPDSLVQALLDTALDPVLDKTEAEAADPAHALLKLSVIDPACGSGHFLLAAARRIATRVARIRAEGTPSLSDFRHALRDVARCCIYGVDRNPMAVELTKVALWIETVDPGLPLGFFDAQIRCGDSLLGVFDLKVLEQGIPDAAYKPLTGDDKEVAKHYAQKNKREKTEKDRIAKGFGFNRARDLMRDFEALRAMPENTVEQIEAKAARLHALTAQGASAWQLETACDLFVSAFLLPKTKGGPHAGPEGMPRRGAEMVPTSGAIWEWLRGVQPFGPMLGAAVYAAQRAHAFHWPLEFPDVMQSGGFDAVLGNPPWERIKLQEKEFFAARDVEIATAPNKAVRDRLIKALCAADPGTAKRVLFEEFEAEKRLSEANSTFVRVPSDDGGRFPLTGTGDVNTYALFAELFSQLGGEIGRAGVIVPTGVATDATTAPFFANLVSEKRLAGLVDFENRERIFPGVYFRVKFCLLTLGHRENAARFAFFLTDPAQLAEPERSFTLSPEQIAAINPNTRTAPVFRSRWDAELTAKIYRNVPVLIDEGAGEMGNPWSVGFMTMFHMSNDSNLFRTAPELEEEGLVRHGTDWLPKGARPGDDDSRRLVPLYEGKMIHQFDHRRGDFALAKERGDADYREIPSPPLDRMEDVSFEITPRYWVPIHEVTARLRTRGYTHGWLTGWRDITNATNERTVIASALPAVAANHKLPLFFTDTRVAEHAALLGNLNSLVLDFVARQKVGGTNLAYFFLRQFPVLPPTFYTGARLHFVTLRVLELTYTSHSLAPFARDLDYDGPPFAWNEDRRANLRADLDVFYSRAYGLTRDELRYILDPADVKGANYPSETFRVLKERELRQFGEYRTRRLVLEAWDRMDADGTFVALGLGVSQVAATAPTTQKPALGTLPDGAWMRAAQQPNDAGAALTAILKAIDGPTPSRTVRLAAAMILEPHLLTSLLPEAQAREWRRLVGQEAEPRSGNVVGFAARTNQGWGTAVSNHRGNGRLIENLSAETWVPGPGLDAFDTAGWPDGRAGFVLEALAALDLDATVTSVPDEVRDWITHAAAA; via the coding sequence ATGGCGCGCAAGCCCGTCACCGACATGTCGGCCTGGCCTTCGCTCATGCTGGAGGGCAACCTCATCGCTCCGGCCATGGTCGCCAGCATCGACCGCCGGCAAGCGTCCGAACAGACGGAGGAGGACTACCGGATCCGCAAGGGGCTGACGATCCGGGAAGAGATCTCGACCGCCTTCCGTGTCGGCCAGTCTCATTTCGACACCTTCGCGAAACTCCAGAACGCATCGGCCGAGGCGACGCGGCGTTTCGTGCGGGCCTTCTTGTCGGAAACCTTCAGCTTCGATGATCTCACACCGGCTGACGGAGTAATCTCGTTCCTTGCTGGCGGCCGCGTTCCGATCGTCGTCGTACCGCCTTCCGAGGAAAAGCTCGACAGGCGCAGCCCGACACTCTCGACCGACCGTTCGCGGTCCCCAGCCTTTGCGCTTCAGGACTATCTCAATGACAGCGATGACGCGCTCTGGGGCCTGGTGACCAATGGCACCGTCCTCCGCCTCATGCGTGACAACGCCTCGCTGACCCGTCCGGCATACATCGAGGCCGACCTCGCCGCGATCTTCACCAACGAGGATGCCGCCTCCTTCGCTGTCCTCTGGTCCCTGATCCACCGCACCCGGTTCGGCGTCACCGGCACGCCTGTCACCGATTGCGCGCTCGAACGCTGGCGCGAGGCCGGTTCCCGCGAAGGCGAGGTTGCTCGCGACCGTCTGGCGACCCAGGTGGAAACCGCGCTCAAGGTGCTGGGCTCCGGGTTCCTCGAAGCTAACCCAGACCTCGCCGCACGTCTGAAGTCAGGCGAGGTCAATCTCACCGAGTGGTTCAACGAGCTTCTGCGCCTTGTCTACCGCCTCATCTTCCTGATGGTGGCCGAAGACCGGAACCTGCTTCACCCCGAGGCGACAAAGCCGGACGCCCAAAAGCTCTATGCCGAAGGCTACAGCCTCGCTGCGCTTCGGACGCAAGCGGCGCGCGCCGCGACATGGGACAAGCATCACGACCGCTACGAGGGCATCAAGATCGTCTTCCGCGCCCTTGCTCACGGACAGGACGCACTCGGCCTGCCGGCGCTTGGCGGTCTTTTCAGCGCCGACAAGCTGCCGCATCTGGAAACCGCGCGCCTGCGCAACCGCGCTTTCATGGAGGCACTCTACCGCTTGTCCTGGCTCTCCGACAAAACCGGCATGGTGCCGGTGAATTGGCGCGCCATGGAAACCGAAGAGCTGGGTTCAGTCTACGAATCCCTGCTCGAACTCCAGCCGCAACTCGGCGACGACGGCAAGACGCTTGTCTTCGCCTCGGAAGCGGCCGAGCAGAAGGGCAACCAGCGCAAGACCACCGGCTCCTACTACACGCCGGACAGCCTGGTGCAGGCGCTCCTCGACACGGCGCTTGATCCAGTTCTCGACAAGACGGAGGCGGAGGCCGCCGACCCGGCCCACGCGCTGCTGAAGCTCAGCGTCATCGATCCGGCCTGCGGATCTGGCCACTTCCTGTTGGCCGCCGCCCGCCGCATCGCCACTCGTGTTGCTCGCATCCGCGCCGAGGGCACGCCCTCGCTTTCCGATTTCCGGCATGCGCTCCGCGACGTCGCCCGCTGCTGTATCTATGGGGTGGACCGCAACCCGATGGCGGTCGAGCTGACCAAGGTAGCTCTCTGGATCGAGACCGTAGATCCCGGCCTTCCGCTCGGCTTCTTCGACGCGCAGATCCGCTGCGGCGACTCGCTTCTGGGTGTGTTCGACCTGAAGGTGCTGGAACAGGGTATTCCCGATGCCGCCTACAAACCACTGACCGGCGACGATAAGGAGGTGGCGAAGCACTACGCTCAGAAGAATAAGCGTGAGAAGACTGAGAAGGACCGCATCGCGAAAGGCTTCGGCTTCAATCGCGCACGCGACCTAATGCGGGACTTCGAGGCGTTGCGTGCAATGCCCGAGAACACGGTCGAGCAGATAGAAGCCAAGGCTGCCCGCTTGCACGCTCTGACTGCACAAGGCGCGTCGGCTTGGCAGCTTGAGACGGCTTGCGATCTCTTCGTCTCGGCCTTCCTGCTACCTAAGACGAAAGGCGGGCCCCACGCGGGGCCGGAAGGGATGCCGCGTCGGGGCGCCGAGATGGTGCCCACGTCAGGCGCCATCTGGGAATGGCTGCGGGGCGTGCAGCCGTTCGGGCCAATGTTAGGCGCGGCCGTCTATGCTGCACAGCGCGCACATGCCTTCCACTGGCCGCTGGAATTTCCTGATGTCATGCAGTCCGGCGGCTTCGATGCGGTCCTCGGGAACCCACCATGGGAGCGGATCAAACTTCAAGAAAAGGAGTTCTTTGCCGCACGAGATGTAGAGATCGCGACGGCACCCAACAAAGCGGTACGTGACCGCCTCATCAAAGCATTGTGTGCTGCCGACCCAGGGACGGCAAAGCGTGTGCTTTTCGAGGAATTCGAGGCTGAAAAACGTCTGTCGGAGGCGAACTCCACGTTCGTGCGTGTTCCCAGCGACGATGGCGGACGCTTTCCACTTACCGGCACTGGCGACGTTAACACCTACGCTCTCTTCGCCGAGCTTTTCTCGCAACTTGGGGGTGAGATCGGCCGTGCCGGGGTAATTGTTCCGACCGGTGTAGCAACCGACGCTACTACAGCGCCTTTCTTCGCCAATCTAGTGTCGGAAAAGCGGCTTGCCGGATTAGTAGATTTCGAGAATCGAGAGCGGATATTCCCTGGCGTGTATTTCCGAGTGAAGTTCTGCCTACTCACACTCGGACACCGGGAGAACGCTGCGCGATTTGCTTTCTTCCTAACCGATCCCGCACAACTGGCCGAGCCCGAACGTTCCTTCACCCTCTCGCCTGAGCAGATCGCCGCGATCAATCCAAACACTCGCACGGCACCAGTATTCCGATCCCGTTGGGACGCAGAATTGACGGCCAAGATCTACCGTAACGTCCCAGTCTTGATTGATGAAGGTGCGGGGGAAATGGGCAATCCGTGGAGCGTAGGCTTCATGACCATGTTCCACATGTCGAACGACAGTAACCTCTTTCGCACAGCGCCGGAACTAGAAGAGGAAGGCCTTGTTCGCCACGGAACCGACTGGCTGCCCAAAGGTGCCCGCCCCGGCGACGATGACTCGCGTCGGCTTGTGCCTCTCTACGAAGGTAAGATGATTCACCAGTTCGACCATCGGCGTGGCGATTTCGCGCTGGCCAAGGAAAGAGGAGACGCTGACTATCGCGAGATCCCGTCGCCACCGCTGGATAGAATGGAAGACGTTTCGTTCGAAATTACCCCACGGTATTGGGTTCCCATACATGAGGTTACAGCGCGTCTTCGTACGAGAGGTTATACGCACGGCTGGCTTACAGGTTGGCGTGACATAACAAATGCCACGAATGAACGAACTGTCATCGCGTCCGCCTTACCTGCGGTGGCGGCAAACCATAAATTGCCATTGTTTTTCACGGACACGAGGGTTGCTGAACACGCAGCGCTCTTGGGAAACCTAAACTCGTTGGTTCTCGACTTCGTTGCGCGACAGAAAGTCGGTGGAACGAATTTAGCGTACTTCTTTCTGAGACAGTTCCCGGTTCTCCCCCCTACCTTCTACACCGGCGCGCGCCTTCACTTCGTCACGCTGCGGGTGCTGGAACTCACTTACACCTCTCACAGCCTTGCCCCCTTCGCCCGCGACCTTGATTATGACGGCCCGCCATTCGCCTGGAACGAGGACCGCCGCGCTAATCTCCGCGCGGATCTCGACGTCTTCTATTCCCGCGCCTACGGCCTGACTCGTGACGAGCTGCGCTATATCCTCGATCCCGCTGACGTGAAGGGAGCGAACTACCCCTCCGAAACCTTCCGCGTGCTGAAGGAAAGGGAACTCCGTCAGTTCGGTGAATACCGCACCCGCCGCCTCGTGCTCGAAGCCTGGGACCGGATGGACGCGGATGGAACATTCGTCGCTCTCGGACTCGGCGTGAGCCAAGTCGCGGCTACAGCGCCAACCACTCAAAAGCCTGCTCTCGGCACTCTGCCCGATGGAGCTTGGATGCGCGCAGCGCAGCAGCCGAACGACGCCGGCGCTGCTCTGACCGCGATCCTGAAGGCGATCGACGGGCCGACGCCGAGTCGGACCGTCCGTCTCGCCGCTGCGATGATTCTGGAGCCGCATCTTCTGACGTCGCTGCTACCGGAGGCACAAGCGCGGGAGTGGCGACGGCTGGTCGGACAGGAGGCCGAACCGCGCAGCGGCAATGTGGTCGGCTTCGCGGCGCGCACCAATCAGGGCTGGGGCACAGCCGTCTCCAACCATCGCGGCAACGGGCGACTGATCGAAAATCTGTCGGCTGAGACATGGGTGCCGGGGCCGGGTCTCGATGCGTTCGACACTGCCGGTTGGCCGGATGGCCGGGCAGGATTCGTGCTGGAAGCACTGGCCGCGCTCGACCTGGATGCGACCGTCACCTCCGTGCCGGACGAGGTTCGGGACTGGATCACGCATGCCGCAGCAGCATGA